The Glycine soja cultivar W05 chromosome 3, ASM419377v2, whole genome shotgun sequence genome window below encodes:
- the LOC114405735 gene encoding peptide chain release factor PrfB3, chloroplastic-like isoform X5 gives MVMATVGSEPACARTVHDVASSFSSKWQHSSTVKKQPRARILQCSLRIRACSSMANKKDIYKQVGLFSLKRKIEDAVLRAETFASTALEMEEATWIKQEEMVRDFDMWDDPAKSNDILVKLANSAKVVDSLKDLKYKVEEAKLINQLAEINAIDYGLYKQAYETSLDVSEIVDQYEISKLLKGPFDMAGACLVIKAGPKGIYPKLWAEQILSMYLRWAKRRGYEGRIVDKCPFKNGGINSAIIEFEFECAYGYLSGEKGVHYLIRGSPNESSQLEASSATVDVIPMFLESACDLEIDSEDLIISSPLIHGKNKRQTDHTVCIQHIPTGISVQSYGERSHFANKMKALNRLKAKLLVTTKEQGVASIKSIQKENIVNLWQEEIRRLSAWD, from the exons ATGGTTATGGCAACTGTGGGGTCTGAACCTGCTTGTGCAAGAACGGTTCATGATGTTGCATCTTCTTTCAGCTCTAAATGGCAGCACTCTTCTACGGTTAAGAAGCAGCCACGTGCTCGAATTCTTCAATGTTCTCTCAGGATTAGAGCTTGTAGTTCCATGGCTAACAAAAAGGATATCTACAAACAAGTGG gtttattttctctaaaaaggAAAATTGAAGATGCAGTTCTTCGTGCTGAAACGTTTGCATCGACAGCCTTGGAAATGGAAGAAGCAACGTGGATTAAGCAGGAAGAAATGGTACGTGATTTTGATATGTGGGATGATCCAGCTAAGTCCAATGACATCCTTGTCAAGTTGGCAAACAGTGCCAAAGTGGTTGATTCTCTAAAGGACTTGAAATACAAG GTAGAGGAAGCAAAGCTGATCAATCAGTTGGCTGAGATAAATGCTATTGATTATGGGCTTTATAAACAAGCATATGAAACATCATTGGATGTGAGTGAGATTGTGGATCAGTACGAGATTTCTAAGCTTCTTAAAGGGCCTTTTGATATGGCAGGAGCATGTTTGGTTATAAAAGCTGGACCTAAGGGCATCTATCCAAAG CTCTGGGCAGAACAGATCCTAAGCATGTATCTTAGATGGGCCAAAAGACGAGGTTATGAAGGAAGAATTGTTGACAAGTGTCCGTTCAAGAATGGAGGAATTAATTCTGCTATTATAGAGTTTGAATTTGAGTGTGCATATGGCTATCTTTCAGGGGAAAAAGGAGTTCACTACTTGATAAGAGGTTCTCCAAATGAATCTTCTCAGCTTGAG gcTAGCTCAGCAACTGTAGATGTTATTCCCATGTTTCTTGAGAGTGCTTGTGATCTTGAAATTGATTCTGAGGATTTGATTATCTCATCTCCCTTGATTCATGGGAAAAACAAGAGACAAACTGATCATACAGTTTGCATTCAGCATATACCTACTGGCATAAGTGTCCAATCCTATG GTGAGAGAAGCCACTTTGCAAATAAGATGAAAGCACTAAACAGACTGAAAGCTAAACTTCTAGTGACAACAAAGGAACAAGGAGTTGCAAGTATAAAAAGTATACAGAAGGAAAACATTGTCAATTTATGGCAAGAAGAAATTCGGAG GTTAAGTGCATGGGATTGA
- the LOC114405735 gene encoding peptide chain release factor PrfB3, chloroplastic-like isoform X1, whose product MVMATVGSEPACARTVHDVASSFSSKWQHSSTVKKQPRARILQCSLRIRACSSMANKKDIYKQVGLFSLKRKIEDAVLRAETFASTALEMEEATWIKQEEMVRDFDMWDDPAKSNDILVKLANSAKVVDSLKDLKYKVEEAKLINQLAEINAIDYGLYKQAYETSLDVSEIVDQYEISKLLKGPFDMAGACLVIKAGPKGIYPKLWAEQILSMYLRWAKRRGYEGRIVDKCPFKNGGINSAIIEFEFECAYGYLSGEKGVHYLIRGSPNESSQLEASSATVDVIPMFLESACDLEIDSEDLIISSPLIHGKNKRQTDHTVCIQHIPTGISVQSYGERSHFANKMKALNRLKAKLLVTTKEQGVASIKSIQKENIVNLWQEEIRRGGCGKRFFFFFVEELATIVAVNRRLTWCIEEASAKSNVAVHHRGSFVTVHCRG is encoded by the exons ATGGTTATGGCAACTGTGGGGTCTGAACCTGCTTGTGCAAGAACGGTTCATGATGTTGCATCTTCTTTCAGCTCTAAATGGCAGCACTCTTCTACGGTTAAGAAGCAGCCACGTGCTCGAATTCTTCAATGTTCTCTCAGGATTAGAGCTTGTAGTTCCATGGCTAACAAAAAGGATATCTACAAACAAGTGG gtttattttctctaaaaaggAAAATTGAAGATGCAGTTCTTCGTGCTGAAACGTTTGCATCGACAGCCTTGGAAATGGAAGAAGCAACGTGGATTAAGCAGGAAGAAATGGTACGTGATTTTGATATGTGGGATGATCCAGCTAAGTCCAATGACATCCTTGTCAAGTTGGCAAACAGTGCCAAAGTGGTTGATTCTCTAAAGGACTTGAAATACAAG GTAGAGGAAGCAAAGCTGATCAATCAGTTGGCTGAGATAAATGCTATTGATTATGGGCTTTATAAACAAGCATATGAAACATCATTGGATGTGAGTGAGATTGTGGATCAGTACGAGATTTCTAAGCTTCTTAAAGGGCCTTTTGATATGGCAGGAGCATGTTTGGTTATAAAAGCTGGACCTAAGGGCATCTATCCAAAG CTCTGGGCAGAACAGATCCTAAGCATGTATCTTAGATGGGCCAAAAGACGAGGTTATGAAGGAAGAATTGTTGACAAGTGTCCGTTCAAGAATGGAGGAATTAATTCTGCTATTATAGAGTTTGAATTTGAGTGTGCATATGGCTATCTTTCAGGGGAAAAAGGAGTTCACTACTTGATAAGAGGTTCTCCAAATGAATCTTCTCAGCTTGAG gcTAGCTCAGCAACTGTAGATGTTATTCCCATGTTTCTTGAGAGTGCTTGTGATCTTGAAATTGATTCTGAGGATTTGATTATCTCATCTCCCTTGATTCATGGGAAAAACAAGAGACAAACTGATCATACAGTTTGCATTCAGCATATACCTACTGGCATAAGTGTCCAATCCTATG GTGAGAGAAGCCACTTTGCAAATAAGATGAAAGCACTAAACAGACTGAAAGCTAAACTTCTAGTGACAACAAAGGAACAAGGAGTTGCAAGTATAAAAAGTATACAGAAGGAAAACATTGTCAATTTATGGCAAGAAGAAATTCGGAG AGGAGGTTGTGGGAagaggttcttcttcttcttcgttgagGAGCTTGCCACCATTGTTGCCGTGAATAGGAGGTTGACGTGGTGCATTGAGGAGGCTTCCGCGAAGAGCAACGTCGCCGTCCACCATCGAGGGAGCTTCGTCACCGTCCACTGTCGAG GTTAA
- the LOC114405735 gene encoding peptide chain release factor PrfB3, chloroplastic-like isoform X6, with the protein MEEATWIKQEEMVRDFDMWDDPAKSNDILVKLANSAKVVDSLKDLKYKVEEAKLINQLAEINAIDYGLYKQAYETSLDVSEIVDQYEISKLLKGPFDMAGACLVIKAGPKGIYPKLWAEQILSMYLRWAKRRGYEGRIVDKCPFKNGGINSAIIEFEFECAYGYLSGEKGVHYLIRGSPNESSQLEASSATVDVIPMFLESACDLEIDSEDLIISSPLIHGKNKRQTDHTVCIQHIPTGISVQSYGERSHFANKMKALNRLKAKLLVTTKEQGVASIKSIQKENIVNLWQEEIRRGGCGKRFFFFFVEELATIVAVNRRLTWCIEEASAKSNVAVHHRGSFVTVHCRG; encoded by the exons ATGGAAGAAGCAACGTGGATTAAGCAGGAAGAAATGGTACGTGATTTTGATATGTGGGATGATCCAGCTAAGTCCAATGACATCCTTGTCAAGTTGGCAAACAGTGCCAAAGTGGTTGATTCTCTAAAGGACTTGAAATACAAG GTAGAGGAAGCAAAGCTGATCAATCAGTTGGCTGAGATAAATGCTATTGATTATGGGCTTTATAAACAAGCATATGAAACATCATTGGATGTGAGTGAGATTGTGGATCAGTACGAGATTTCTAAGCTTCTTAAAGGGCCTTTTGATATGGCAGGAGCATGTTTGGTTATAAAAGCTGGACCTAAGGGCATCTATCCAAAG CTCTGGGCAGAACAGATCCTAAGCATGTATCTTAGATGGGCCAAAAGACGAGGTTATGAAGGAAGAATTGTTGACAAGTGTCCGTTCAAGAATGGAGGAATTAATTCTGCTATTATAGAGTTTGAATTTGAGTGTGCATATGGCTATCTTTCAGGGGAAAAAGGAGTTCACTACTTGATAAGAGGTTCTCCAAATGAATCTTCTCAGCTTGAG gcTAGCTCAGCAACTGTAGATGTTATTCCCATGTTTCTTGAGAGTGCTTGTGATCTTGAAATTGATTCTGAGGATTTGATTATCTCATCTCCCTTGATTCATGGGAAAAACAAGAGACAAACTGATCATACAGTTTGCATTCAGCATATACCTACTGGCATAAGTGTCCAATCCTATG GTGAGAGAAGCCACTTTGCAAATAAGATGAAAGCACTAAACAGACTGAAAGCTAAACTTCTAGTGACAACAAAGGAACAAGGAGTTGCAAGTATAAAAAGTATACAGAAGGAAAACATTGTCAATTTATGGCAAGAAGAAATTCGGAG AGGAGGTTGTGGGAagaggttcttcttcttcttcgttgagGAGCTTGCCACCATTGTTGCCGTGAATAGGAGGTTGACGTGGTGCATTGAGGAGGCTTCCGCGAAGAGCAACGTCGCCGTCCACCATCGAGGGAGCTTCGTCACCGTCCACTGTCGAG GTTAA
- the LOC114405735 gene encoding peptide chain release factor PrfB3, chloroplastic-like isoform X4, whose translation MVMATVGSEPACARTVHDVASSFSSKWQHSSTVKKQPRARILQCSLRIRACSSMANKKDIYKQVGLFSLKRKIEDAVLRAETFASTALEMEEATWIKQEEMVRDFDMWDDPAKSNDILVKLANSAKVVDSLKDLKYKVEEAKLINQLAEINAIDYGLYKQAYETSLDVSEIVDQYEISKLLKGPFDMAGACLVIKAGPKGIYPKLWAEQILSMYLRWAKRRGYEGRIVDKCPFKNGGINSAIIEFEFECAYGYLSGEKGVHYLIRGSPNESSQLEASSATVDVIPMFLESACDLEIDSEDLIISSPLIHGKNKRQTDHTVCIQHIPTGISVQSYGERSHFANKMKALNRLKAKLLVTTKEQGVASIKSIQKENIVNLWQEEIRSLTWAAHENKDEYKNNTWSPLVSMST comes from the exons ATGGTTATGGCAACTGTGGGGTCTGAACCTGCTTGTGCAAGAACGGTTCATGATGTTGCATCTTCTTTCAGCTCTAAATGGCAGCACTCTTCTACGGTTAAGAAGCAGCCACGTGCTCGAATTCTTCAATGTTCTCTCAGGATTAGAGCTTGTAGTTCCATGGCTAACAAAAAGGATATCTACAAACAAGTGG gtttattttctctaaaaaggAAAATTGAAGATGCAGTTCTTCGTGCTGAAACGTTTGCATCGACAGCCTTGGAAATGGAAGAAGCAACGTGGATTAAGCAGGAAGAAATGGTACGTGATTTTGATATGTGGGATGATCCAGCTAAGTCCAATGACATCCTTGTCAAGTTGGCAAACAGTGCCAAAGTGGTTGATTCTCTAAAGGACTTGAAATACAAG GTAGAGGAAGCAAAGCTGATCAATCAGTTGGCTGAGATAAATGCTATTGATTATGGGCTTTATAAACAAGCATATGAAACATCATTGGATGTGAGTGAGATTGTGGATCAGTACGAGATTTCTAAGCTTCTTAAAGGGCCTTTTGATATGGCAGGAGCATGTTTGGTTATAAAAGCTGGACCTAAGGGCATCTATCCAAAG CTCTGGGCAGAACAGATCCTAAGCATGTATCTTAGATGGGCCAAAAGACGAGGTTATGAAGGAAGAATTGTTGACAAGTGTCCGTTCAAGAATGGAGGAATTAATTCTGCTATTATAGAGTTTGAATTTGAGTGTGCATATGGCTATCTTTCAGGGGAAAAAGGAGTTCACTACTTGATAAGAGGTTCTCCAAATGAATCTTCTCAGCTTGAG gcTAGCTCAGCAACTGTAGATGTTATTCCCATGTTTCTTGAGAGTGCTTGTGATCTTGAAATTGATTCTGAGGATTTGATTATCTCATCTCCCTTGATTCATGGGAAAAACAAGAGACAAACTGATCATACAGTTTGCATTCAGCATATACCTACTGGCATAAGTGTCCAATCCTATG GTGAGAGAAGCCACTTTGCAAATAAGATGAAAGCACTAAACAGACTGAAAGCTAAACTTCTAGTGACAACAAAGGAACAAGGAGTTGCAAGTATAAAAAGTATACAGAAGGAAAACATTGTCAATTTATGGCAAGAAGAAATTCGGAG TTTGACATGGGCAGCTCATGAGAACAAGGACGAGTACAAAAACAACACTTGGTCACCATTGGTTTCCATGAGCACCTAG
- the LOC114405735 gene encoding peptide chain release factor PrfB3, chloroplastic-like isoform X2 has translation MVMATVGSEPACARTVHDVASSFSSKWQHSSTVKKQPRARILQCSLRIRACSSMANKKDIYKQVGLFSLKRKIEDAVLRAETFASTALEMEEATWIKQEEMVRDFDMWDDPAKSNDILVKLANSAKVVDSLKDLKYKVEEAKLINQLAEINAIDYGLYKQAYETSLDVSEIVDQYEISKLLKGPFDMAGACLVIKAGPKGIYPKLWAEQILSMYLRWAKRRGYEGRIVDKCPFKNGGINSAIIEFEFECAYGYLSGEKGVHYLIRGSPNESSQLEASSATVDVIPMFLESACDLEIDSEDLIISSPLIHGKNKRQTDHTVCIQHIPTGISVQSYGERSHFANKMKALNRLKAKLLVTTKEQGVASIKSIQKENIVNLWQEEIRRGGCGKRFFFFFVEELATIVAVNRRLTWCIEEASAKSNVAVHHRGSFVTVHCRV, from the exons ATGGTTATGGCAACTGTGGGGTCTGAACCTGCTTGTGCAAGAACGGTTCATGATGTTGCATCTTCTTTCAGCTCTAAATGGCAGCACTCTTCTACGGTTAAGAAGCAGCCACGTGCTCGAATTCTTCAATGTTCTCTCAGGATTAGAGCTTGTAGTTCCATGGCTAACAAAAAGGATATCTACAAACAAGTGG gtttattttctctaaaaaggAAAATTGAAGATGCAGTTCTTCGTGCTGAAACGTTTGCATCGACAGCCTTGGAAATGGAAGAAGCAACGTGGATTAAGCAGGAAGAAATGGTACGTGATTTTGATATGTGGGATGATCCAGCTAAGTCCAATGACATCCTTGTCAAGTTGGCAAACAGTGCCAAAGTGGTTGATTCTCTAAAGGACTTGAAATACAAG GTAGAGGAAGCAAAGCTGATCAATCAGTTGGCTGAGATAAATGCTATTGATTATGGGCTTTATAAACAAGCATATGAAACATCATTGGATGTGAGTGAGATTGTGGATCAGTACGAGATTTCTAAGCTTCTTAAAGGGCCTTTTGATATGGCAGGAGCATGTTTGGTTATAAAAGCTGGACCTAAGGGCATCTATCCAAAG CTCTGGGCAGAACAGATCCTAAGCATGTATCTTAGATGGGCCAAAAGACGAGGTTATGAAGGAAGAATTGTTGACAAGTGTCCGTTCAAGAATGGAGGAATTAATTCTGCTATTATAGAGTTTGAATTTGAGTGTGCATATGGCTATCTTTCAGGGGAAAAAGGAGTTCACTACTTGATAAGAGGTTCTCCAAATGAATCTTCTCAGCTTGAG gcTAGCTCAGCAACTGTAGATGTTATTCCCATGTTTCTTGAGAGTGCTTGTGATCTTGAAATTGATTCTGAGGATTTGATTATCTCATCTCCCTTGATTCATGGGAAAAACAAGAGACAAACTGATCATACAGTTTGCATTCAGCATATACCTACTGGCATAAGTGTCCAATCCTATG GTGAGAGAAGCCACTTTGCAAATAAGATGAAAGCACTAAACAGACTGAAAGCTAAACTTCTAGTGACAACAAAGGAACAAGGAGTTGCAAGTATAAAAAGTATACAGAAGGAAAACATTGTCAATTTATGGCAAGAAGAAATTCGGAG AGGAGGTTGTGGGAagaggttcttcttcttcttcgttgagGAGCTTGCCACCATTGTTGCCGTGAATAGGAGGTTGACGTGGTGCATTGAGGAGGCTTCCGCGAAGAGCAACGTCGCCGTCCACCATCGAGGGAGCTTCGTCACCGTCCACTGTCGAG TTTGA
- the LOC114405735 gene encoding peptide chain release factor PrfB3, chloroplastic-like isoform X3: protein MVMATVGSEPACARTVHDVASSFSSKWQHSSTVKKQPRARILQCSLRIRACSSMANKKDIYKQVGLFSLKRKIEDAVLRAETFASTALEMEEATWIKQEEMVRDFDMWDDPAKSNDILVKLANSAKVVDSLKDLKYKVEEAKLINQLAEINAIDYGLYKQAYETSLDVSEIVDQYEISKLLKGPFDMAGACLVIKAGPKGIYPKLWAEQILSMYLRWAKRRGYEGRIVDKCPFKNGGINSAIIEFEFECAYGYLSGEKGVHYLIRGSPNESSQLEASSATVDVIPMFLESACDLEIDSEDLIISSPLIHGKNKRQTDHTVCIQHIPTGISVQSYGERSHFANKMKALNRLKAKLLVTTKEQGVASIKSIQKENIVNLWQEEIRRYVSHPHKLVHDVKTGVEVPDLNYVLEGNIGPLIAAHINSRVMS, encoded by the exons ATGGTTATGGCAACTGTGGGGTCTGAACCTGCTTGTGCAAGAACGGTTCATGATGTTGCATCTTCTTTCAGCTCTAAATGGCAGCACTCTTCTACGGTTAAGAAGCAGCCACGTGCTCGAATTCTTCAATGTTCTCTCAGGATTAGAGCTTGTAGTTCCATGGCTAACAAAAAGGATATCTACAAACAAGTGG gtttattttctctaaaaaggAAAATTGAAGATGCAGTTCTTCGTGCTGAAACGTTTGCATCGACAGCCTTGGAAATGGAAGAAGCAACGTGGATTAAGCAGGAAGAAATGGTACGTGATTTTGATATGTGGGATGATCCAGCTAAGTCCAATGACATCCTTGTCAAGTTGGCAAACAGTGCCAAAGTGGTTGATTCTCTAAAGGACTTGAAATACAAG GTAGAGGAAGCAAAGCTGATCAATCAGTTGGCTGAGATAAATGCTATTGATTATGGGCTTTATAAACAAGCATATGAAACATCATTGGATGTGAGTGAGATTGTGGATCAGTACGAGATTTCTAAGCTTCTTAAAGGGCCTTTTGATATGGCAGGAGCATGTTTGGTTATAAAAGCTGGACCTAAGGGCATCTATCCAAAG CTCTGGGCAGAACAGATCCTAAGCATGTATCTTAGATGGGCCAAAAGACGAGGTTATGAAGGAAGAATTGTTGACAAGTGTCCGTTCAAGAATGGAGGAATTAATTCTGCTATTATAGAGTTTGAATTTGAGTGTGCATATGGCTATCTTTCAGGGGAAAAAGGAGTTCACTACTTGATAAGAGGTTCTCCAAATGAATCTTCTCAGCTTGAG gcTAGCTCAGCAACTGTAGATGTTATTCCCATGTTTCTTGAGAGTGCTTGTGATCTTGAAATTGATTCTGAGGATTTGATTATCTCATCTCCCTTGATTCATGGGAAAAACAAGAGACAAACTGATCATACAGTTTGCATTCAGCATATACCTACTGGCATAAGTGTCCAATCCTATG GTGAGAGAAGCCACTTTGCAAATAAGATGAAAGCACTAAACAGACTGAAAGCTAAACTTCTAGTGACAACAAAGGAACAAGGAGTTGCAAGTATAAAAAGTATACAGAAGGAAAACATTGTCAATTTATGGCAAGAAGAAATTCGGAGGTATGTCTCTCATCCGCACAAGTTAGTACATGATGTAAAGACAGGCGTTGAGGTGCCAGACCTAAATTATGTTCTGGAGGGGAATATTGGACCCCTTATTGCAGCTCATATTAATAGCAGAGTCATGTCATAA